One stretch of Arachis hypogaea cultivar Tifrunner chromosome 20, arahy.Tifrunner.gnm2.J5K5, whole genome shotgun sequence DNA includes these proteins:
- the LOC112784626 gene encoding uncharacterized protein isoform X2 codes for MDCRETTPPSPERHCRRLCRRKQPLSPLCWSLSRVAAVLVTGCDVDVAGTATGAAATWFPRVRLWMTKFGRAYFFSVRRYFCIVLVLCFPHL; via the exons ATGGATTGCCGAGAAACTACGCCGCCATCGCCGGAAAGACACTGTCGCCGCCTCTGCCGCCGAAAACAGCCGCTGAGTCCTCTGTGTTG GAGTTTATCGCGAGTTGCCGCCGTTTTGGTCACCGGCTGTGACGTTGATGTTGCCGGAACAGCCACTGGTGCTGCCGCTACTTGGTTCCCTCGAGTTCG GTTATGGATGACGAAGTTTGGAAGAGCTTATTTCTTTTCTGTTAGACGATATTTCTGCATTGTTTTAGTCTTATGTTTCCCTCACCTTTAA
- the LOC112784626 gene encoding uncharacterized protein isoform X1, giving the protein MRARREEGLARSVAPPLLSVPSPSPLVHLGAAVEAEPRRERVRESERAANLEPPRPVTSSPSLPSAATGDGLPRNYAAIAGKTLSPPLPPKTAAESSVLEFIASCRRFGHRL; this is encoded by the exons ATGCGCGCGAGAAGGGAGGAAGGCCTCGCAAGGAGCGTCGCGCCACCGCTGCTGTCCGTGCCGTCGCCGTCGCCACTGGTCCACCTTGGAGCCGCCGTCGAAGCTGAACCACGGAGAGAGAGAGTTCGCGAGTCAGAGAGGGCTGCGAACCTAGAACCGCCGCGCCCAGTCACGTCATCGCCGTCTCTGCCCAGCGCCGCCACTGGTGATGGATTGCCGAGAAACTACGCCGCCATCGCCGGAAAGACACTGTCGCCGCCTCTGCCGCCGAAAACAGCCGCTGAGTCCTCTGTGTTG GAGTTTATCGCGAGTTGCCGCCGTTTTGGTCACCGGCTGTGA